DNA sequence from the Harpia harpyja isolate bHarHar1 chromosome 2, bHarHar1 primary haplotype, whole genome shotgun sequence genome:
GCTGTCCTGCTCCTTTAGTGCTTGTATCACTGTAGACACAGACTATGCCACAAATACCCCTCCTTCGATGGCCTGCACTCTCTTGCAGATTTTAACTGACTCAGTAACATCAGTAATTCTACTGGACTTCAGTCACCTTGCCGCAAAAGATGAACAACAAGAGAGAGGTACATCCTAGACGAAATCAGTTCAAGTTTCAGAATGCCTCCTCTGTCCCCAAGTCTGTTTGCCCCcttaaaatgtcaagaaaaaagaaacaatatataatctaatatttttaattttatgtacaGGAATATAATGTTATGGCAACTTTGTACATGAAATACATACagtatttaaacatgaaaatCCGCTAGGTAAGAATTTATATTAGCAATAAAACTGCTTCATGTGCAGCCCAGTTAATACTTAGTTTAGATCTGTATTTTGTTGGGGAGAGATTTTAATAGTTTACAATCATAGAaacataaacatttaaaacaagactctataaaataatttacagaaacCCTACCATCTACGCTGAGAGAAAGGGTGTACGTCTGTGAGTTTTGTGTGTGAATAACAAGGTGGACGAATGATGTAACTCAGCCTTTTAagtataaaataatttagaagcaGTTCATGCAATACGGAAGCAAAGGAGTGCCAGTTCCTTCGAGGTTTCCTGCTACCTTGGACATCTACTGAGCATCACATGTGGGTCACTGGACACACGATAATACCATCGCCAGATGCTACCAGAGAGCACCAGCCTCAGTTCCTCCAAACAATTACTTATGTAAACATAAATATACAAGTTGATATCTTTTCTACACAGTACAAATACAGGTCACAACTTCTCAGCTGTGCAAGTAGTCAATCCGTATACTTGGAAGTAGGATAATGTTCAGACTGGAGTTCCATATATTTCTATGTACAGGGGCACTAACAGAACTTCCTCGTTTTCACCAATTTGCTCTGATATTTCACGGAGTGCCCACCGTGCCCTATCACGTACACATCCAGCAGGTAGGACTTGCCAGGCTGCAGGCCTCTGATTGTCTCTGTGGTCACTGCTTTCTGGATGTTCTGGCTGTGGAAGTATTTACAGAGAACCTTTTCtgatttcttccttgtatctggACCCAAGCACTGGTTCtgctctcttttcttctgctcttcgTTGTAATTGTCATCCACTTCCCTTTTGTAGATGCAGAATTTGTTTCTCTCCTGCGTGCCCAGCCACGCCACCGTGACTGAAGAACAAGTGCGGAGTTTGTCAAAGGCTTTGATTCGCGTATcttcaggaagagaaggaaacGACTGCTTGTTAGGCCTTGTTGTAGCCAGGATCTTCAGCATAGAAGCAccttttttgcttcctttcagcCTGATGAGATActtagcttttgcttttccccGAAGCTGGAACTGCCGCACACCCTCCACATTTTGAGACAAGAGAAGTTTTCCATCTCTTCTAACTTGGATCTGAATGGCATCCAGGCACGAATGAACAGAGAAGGTGACTTTTTGGTGAGATGAAACAGGAGCAAACCGTAGAAATTTGGCTCCCTTTCTCTTGATGAATACATCTGTAACTTTGCCATCCTTCAGTTCGACTGTTTTCTGTTTAGCCTCCTCCTTCGTTCTGGCAAAGGTGCCAACGTATGCGGTGCTCATGTTAGTGTTGGTATTTACTGCAAACATGTCAAAGTAGAACTGCGTATCGGGCTTCAGGTCAGACACTGTGAAGATGTTCTTGTTCCCGATACAAACTTTATGCAGGTCAACTCTTGGCTTTGAGGACGTCTGGCGCCCAAACTTTGATGATGATTTTAGGAAACCACGTTCTTTGCCAGAGTTGTTGTCTGAGGCGAAGCCAAAATGGGCAAAGTCAAATGGACTGAAATCCAGACCTGGTTTTGGAGCCATCATGAAGGCATCATCAGAACTGAGCTTGGCTTCAACAGCACAGAGGCTTTTGAAATTGTGTTCTTTATTGATGACTATGCAATACTGAATTGGCTGTTTCAGTAAGGAGGCGGTGGGACTTGGTTTCCACGCCAGCGTCACTGTTGTACGTCCCAGCGAAGTGACATCGATTCTGGGATCATAAGGTAATTCAGGATAAGGTTGGTCTGACTCTGGAGTAGTGGTTGCATACACTTTAAAATGTGTATCTTTCTCTGTCGACAGCAGATCTAGTTGGTACAAACCAGATGGGGAACTAGAGGACACAAAGTACTCAACATCATTGCCTTTGTAAGAGAACAGCTCTGTGCCTTCCTCATTAGTAATCTGCTGTTTCTGTTGCTCAAGAGGTTCTGGTTCACCTATATTAcaagtgaagaaaaacatttgtacAGACACAATCTGCGaatatgagaaaataaaactCTAACAGACACTTctacataaaatacaaaagtGAGATGAAAAAGGAAGGTTTTATCTTCTGAGGAAGATGGAATCAATACTTCTGTCAAATCAGAGAGGGAAATTGGTTTGGCACTCAGGTTACAACCAAATGCAACAGAAATTGCACCTGATCAGTATTAATGGAGTCTTGTGAATGGTAGCTAATACCTTCCACTAGAGTAATTCAAGCACCCAACTTGGAGATGCCGTACAGTTCCCCAGGGGGAACTGACTCCGCTGCCTGTTTCTGGACTTGTGCCCTGAGCTTTGGCCCTCCAAGTCACGCTAAAATTTTGTGCCTAAATACAGTGGGGGCCAAAGGTGTGTATGCCATACAATGTGGTGTGTATGACATTTTAGCACTTGTGTGAGAGGCTCTGGAAGCTAAAGACCTCTTCTCTCTTGAGTAGCAGTTATATGGCTATTTCCAAATAAGCTCCATGTCTACAGACCAGTCCCCTCAAAGgggccagctcagccctgctgcaaCGCCAGCCCTGTCTCTCCAGTTCTTATCTTGTGTACACAGCTCACAGCAAAGCCTCCATGAAACCGAGTTACTCTGGGCAAACAGTTTGTTGTGGCAGCATCCCGCGCACTCTGTAACTATAACCTCAgcttttacttttactttttacaGACATTTTCCCTGTCATGTTGCTACCTGCTGCCAGTTTCCTGCACAACACCAGGACTGGGCCTGAAGATCCAAACAGCAGGAGATCATAAAAATGGGCCTGCTGTGAGATTTGGCATCTCACTGAGACTGGTTTGAGGGAGCTTCGAATCCAGGAGAAAAGGAGGTTTCTGAGGTGCAAGGGAAGTCATTGATGGTTTGTTACCTGAACCTTCTCCACTGGCTTCCTCTGGGAGCTCTTGCACGCTCAGTTTCCACTCCAGAGGCGCATCGCACGGTGTCACCGTCACTGCTAAGGGAGTGTTGTCCTCTTCAACCACAAAGAAATACCTAGGGGAAGGTTAACAGACCCATACGTCAATAAATCCTGATGACAGCCAACCGGCAGGGACAGACGTGACATGATCAAGGTTGATCTTAGTGGGGCAAGAAAGACGAAAGCGTTAATTCCAGGCAAGCGTGTGCAGAGGGAATATGGAAAGGCCGGTGGGCAAGACCTAAGGAGGTGAGGGGACTCATCGTGTCCCGCCCCAGCACAGCAGTGCTGAGTTCACACTTTGCTTGTCAAGACACAGCAGAAGGGTTTCTggcctcctgctctcccctccatCAGCTTCACTTTTTACCCCTGCACTAACTATATACAGTGTAAATGGTCACAAAGGTATAAATGAGGGAAACGGGATCTTTCCTGGAATTTAGGGATATGCTCTTCAAAGCAGGACACACATTTTATGCTATGTACAGGTAAGGGCCCTAGAAGCACATATAGTTGCATACGCATTCAGCTGTCCTCCTGCAGTCCCCCAAGCGCTACACGTCATTTATTGTAAAATGTTTCTCACCGATGAAGGCTGAAGGAGGTGTATGCTATGAGGAGGAAGGTGGCAATGCTGGTCTTCCCTGAACTCTTTGGAGCCTCAGGTTCTTTCCCAGTCTAACCTCACTCAGTATCTTCTGACCCATAGGGTCGAGGTTGGGAAGTGGGGAGTTCGGACCAGACTAGCTTACACTGCTTCTTTAAAGCgcaatataaaataatgaagagaGACAAGTGTGGTGGGGTAAGCCTGTAGTTTCTAatttccttcctgctcccttTGCCTCCAGACATGGTTAGCGGCCCCACTTCAGGGAACTTCTGTGGTCTGTGGGAGCTCTGGGCTTATCCCAGAAATCAAATAAATTGGATAGACGCTCAGCCAGGGAGGCCGGATTGGGATGGAAACTCGCATAGTTACTTACTTCACCAGACAGAACACTGGCATTtgtatttttctggtttggatccaatttttatttcaaaacaccCAGCAAATAAAGCTAGTATCTTCGAAGTACAACTTCCTCACTTGAGCCAGACAGAAATACCTTTTAGGGGTGTCTCGGAAGAGGTAGCTGCTAATTTCGGCTCCATCTGGGATGACTGATGAATCATGAAAAAATGCTTTGTCCCGGATCTGCATTTGGAAGAGCTCCTCATCTCTGGTAGGTAACTTCTGGGGTCTGGAGCtgagcggcagcagcagcagcagcagcagcgggcagCGCAGCAGGAGCATCCTACAGCAACGACAGAGAGTGCCACCTGAGGAGGGCTGCACCACacacagcaggagctgccgcCAGCTTGTACCACATTGGTGGGCGAGACCGTGGCGAAGCACCGGTTTATTCATGACCCGCGGTCGCTGACTCAGCTAGCTGCAAACTTGTGGGCTGGCTCTTGTGGGCTGGTTTACTGCTGAAACACAGGCATACCTATAACAACATCGCATGCACTTTATGTTTTGCAGCCACCTTTGCTGTACTGCCATACAAGCAGTAGGAATACATATTGTAAGGACTAAGCTCGCATCGTCACAGCACTTGGATAAAGTATGTAAATAAGATTTTTCCATCTTGAACTGTAACTGAAAGCAAGCCCATGCACTGGTTGCAAATTGGTATCTCTCCCTCTCATTAACGAAGAGCAAAAGCCTTCCACACACTTTGGTAGAGCTACAGTTTGATGTTTTGCCATAGCAGAACTGGACATGGGAGCTAGAGTAAGCACAGAGCAGATGGAGGGTACATCGACTTCATTTTCCTTAGGAGATTCTGGTTGGGCTTCCAACAATCCTACGAAAAGTATTTCCAGtgaaatttttctttataaaaatagtGAATTAGGAAAACATGTGATATAAACCCACACATATTCAAAGCACATTGGTATTAGCATGCAATTCAGCAGGGCTTAATCCTCAAGCCTGATGGGAAttgcaaaacacaaaagcagagaaTCCCTTACAAATTAGGCATAATAATTCATAATCTCAGCCTTTCATTATTATGTCTACAACTAGGTCAGTAATGACTACCCTAACATATACAGTGGGACAGGCTGGAAATCTCCTTTCAGTACAGTAGATGATCTCATATTTAATGGGTCTGGtatggggggggtggtggaggggaAAGAAAGCCCGTTTCTGGTATGAGTACAGTGAGTTTAAATTGTTaaatgataacattttttaaaattagaaaaaagaggTTTAGGCCATTACCTAAACTGTGTTAGCCACTGGCTTTGGAGAGAAGCATGATAAAAAGCTGAGCTGGCAGGAACAGTTTTATCTTCTTGTTACTTGGCTGAATGTGCGGTCGTGCACTGCTCCTTGTACTGCACTGTAAGTTAACCATGGCTTTATAACAAActatttctttttacctttaaGATCAAATCTGCTGTtgagattggggttttttttcctctccacttgACCTTTCCCTAATATTTTACGTAAAGATAGCAATCATAAAGCTCCTTGCGAAGTGGCACGATGTAGTCTAAGCCATAATAAAATTGCTCTTCCCCTTCAAGCACTTCATGAAAATATCAACAGGTGGCCCTGAGGGAAGCCCCAgcagcctcctccttcccccttccaTGCCTTTACCTTCCAAAAACCCCCAAGGAGCCACTGGAGGCTAGCGCGGTCAAGGCATGGGACCCTTCTCctcaccccagcccacccccTCTGG
Encoded proteins:
- the NDNF gene encoding protein NDNF isoform X3, whose protein sequence is MLLLRCPLLLLLLLPLSSRPQKLPTRDEELFQMQIRDKAFFHDSSVIPDGAEISSYLFRDTPKRYFFVVEEDNTPLAVTVTPCDAPLEWKLSVQELPEEASGEGSGEPEPLEQQKQQITNEEGTELFSYKGNDVEYFVSSSSPSGLYQLDLLSTEKDTHFKVYATTTPESDQPYPELPYDPRIDVTSLGRTTVTLAWKPSPTASLLKQPIQYCIVINKEHNFKSLCAVEAKLSSDDAFMMAPKPGLDFSPFDFAHFGFASDNNSGKERGFLKSSSKFGRQTSSKPRVDLHKVCIGNKNIFTVSDLKPDTQFYFDMFAVNTNTNMSTAYVGTFARTKEEAKQKTVELKDGKVTDVFIKRKGAKFLRFAPVSSHQKVTFSVHSCLDAIQIQVRRDGKLLLSQNVEGVRQFQLRGKAKAKYLIRLKGSKKGASMLKILATTRPNKQSFPSLPEDTRIKAFDKLRTCSSVTVAWLGTQERNKFCIYKREVDDNYNEEQKKREQNQCLGPDTRKKSEKVLCKYFHSQNIQKAVTTETIRGLQPGKSYLLDVYVIGHGGHSVKYQSKLVKTRKFC
- the NDNF gene encoding protein NDNF isoform X2; translated protein: MLCANTRMLLLRCPLLLLLLLPLSSRPQKLPTRDEELFQMQIRDKAFFHDSSVIPDGAEISSYLFRDTPKRYFFVVEEDNTPLAVTVTPCDAPLEWKLSVQELPEEASGEGSGEPEPLEQQKQQITNEEGTELFSYKGNDVEYFVSSSSPSGLYQLDLLSTEKDTHFKVYATTTPESDQPYPELPYDPRIDVTSLGRTTVTLAWKPSPTASLLKQPIQYCIVINKEHNFKSLCAVEAKLSSDDAFMMAPKPGLDFSPFDFAHFGFASDNNSGKERGFLKSSSKFGRQTSSKPRVDLHKVCIGNKNIFTVSDLKPDTQFYFDMFAVNTNTNMSTAYVGTFARTKEEAKQKTVELKDGKVTDVFIKRKGAKFLRFAPVSSHQKVTFSVHSCLDAIQIQVRRDGKLLLSQNVEGVRQFQLRGKAKAKYLIRLKGSKKGASMLKILATTRPNKQSFPSLPEDTRIKAFDKLRTCSSVTVAWLGTQERNKFCIYKREVDDNYNEEQKKREQNQCLGPDTRKKSEKVLCKYFHSQNIQKAVTTETIRGLQPGKSYLLDVYVIGHGGHSVKYQSKLVKTRKFC
- the NDNF gene encoding protein NDNF isoform X1, with amino-acid sequence MGFLQGLHAHLGHNRRGNSARMLLLRCPLLLLLLLPLSSRPQKLPTRDEELFQMQIRDKAFFHDSSVIPDGAEISSYLFRDTPKRYFFVVEEDNTPLAVTVTPCDAPLEWKLSVQELPEEASGEGSGEPEPLEQQKQQITNEEGTELFSYKGNDVEYFVSSSSPSGLYQLDLLSTEKDTHFKVYATTTPESDQPYPELPYDPRIDVTSLGRTTVTLAWKPSPTASLLKQPIQYCIVINKEHNFKSLCAVEAKLSSDDAFMMAPKPGLDFSPFDFAHFGFASDNNSGKERGFLKSSSKFGRQTSSKPRVDLHKVCIGNKNIFTVSDLKPDTQFYFDMFAVNTNTNMSTAYVGTFARTKEEAKQKTVELKDGKVTDVFIKRKGAKFLRFAPVSSHQKVTFSVHSCLDAIQIQVRRDGKLLLSQNVEGVRQFQLRGKAKAKYLIRLKGSKKGASMLKILATTRPNKQSFPSLPEDTRIKAFDKLRTCSSVTVAWLGTQERNKFCIYKREVDDNYNEEQKKREQNQCLGPDTRKKSEKVLCKYFHSQNIQKAVTTETIRGLQPGKSYLLDVYVIGHGGHSVKYQSKLVKTRKFC